The proteins below come from a single Zea mays cultivar B73 chromosome 8, Zm-B73-REFERENCE-NAM-5.0, whole genome shotgun sequence genomic window:
- the LOC100191327 gene encoding uncharacterized protein LOC100191327 produces MVKLATAREARLYGPALAARRWEYINAGTYVFAALLLVLAAALSMSVSAARLGLAVGAVALAAVAAVNAHDLAAHLAGVDCRVGLARYDAQLGLVEFLVPAVHAAGCALAAAGLALLASPHSHSQSQQRHAATMLLVAALLWVLGSVLNSCQVYERADGRAQLLQSGVQVPQLLGSLLFLVAAALNRPRSGGEPAWLCLVGSVLWLAAALLNVLKVFAMHQSDALRLEKLRGGAQEWLSRDREGRVPLNWEEAARRRALPTELR; encoded by the coding sequence ATGGTGAAGCTGGCGACGGCCAGGGAGGCGCGGCTGTACGGGCCGGCGCTGGCGGCGAGGCGGTGGGAGTACATCAACGCGGGGACATACGTGTTCGCGGCGCTGCTCCTGGTCCTGGCGGCGGCGCTGTCCATGTCCGTGTCCGCGGCCAGGCTGGGGCTCGCCGTAGGCGCCGTGGCGCTGGCGGCCGTGGCGGCCGTCAACGCACACGACCTCGCCGCGCACCTGGCTGGCGTCGACTGCCGCGTGGGACTGGCGAGGTACGATGCCCAGCTCGGGCTCGTGGAGTTCCTCGTGCCGGCCGTGCACGCAGCCGGGTGCGCGCTCGCCGCCGCCGGCCTGGCGCTGCTGGCCTCCCCCCACTCCCACTCCCAGTCCCAGCAGCGGCACGCGGCGACCATGCTGCTCGTCGCGGCGCTGCTGTGGGTGCTGGGCTCCGTGCTCAACTCCTGCCAGGTGTACGAGCGCGCCGACGGCCGCGCGCAGCTGCTGCAGTCGGGCGTGCAGGTGCCTCAGCTGCTGGGGAGCCTTCTGTTCCTGGTCGCCGCGGCGCTGAACCGCCCCCGCAGCGGCGGCGAGCCGGCGTGGCTGTGCCTGGTCGGGAGCGTGCTGTGGCTGGCGGCAGCGCTGCTCAACGTGCTGAAGGTGTTCGCCATGCACCAGAGCGACGCGCTGCGGCTGGAGAAGCTCCGCGGCGGCGCGCAGGAGTGGCTCAGCCGCGACCGCGAGGGCCGCGTGCCGCTCAACTGGGAGGAGGCCGCCAGGAGACGGGCGCTGCCCACCGAGCTCCGGTGA